Sequence from the [Clostridium] scindens genome:
ATGAAATTGCCTACTTCTGCTTTTACATCATAGATTTTTTCATTTGGAATTTCTTTTTTTTCCTGTTCTATAAAATAAGGCTTTTCCACTGCCATTCCCGGAGATATTGGAATCCCTTTATATTCCTGTTTATCCAATTATTCTTCCCCCAATCCTGCAGCAATTTCTGTTATCATCTTATTGACCGCCTCCCTTTCATCACTACCTTCCACTATCAATTCAATTTCTTTTCCACATTCAATGCAGCTGCTAAGGACGTCAATGATAGATTTCGCATTTCGAATCTGACCATTTGCTGTGTAAGTTATTTCACTTTCAAACTCTTGTGCAATTTCGACAAAATAGTATGCCGGTCTTGCATGTAATCCCATTTTATTCACAATTACAGCCTTTTTCTTAATCATCTTTTTATCTCCTTTTACTATTTTTTTGTTCATTTTCTATTTTTTTTATTATATTTCACCAAATCAAATCAGAAAAGTACGCACTTTTATTTCCATAAGTATCTCAAAAGATACTACTTCATATCAGCGTCCCGCTTTGCACTATGCAAATATAGTTCATCTATTGAAGGAAAGATTCTACAACAAATGTTTTATCACAGCAGGAAATTAGGAAGAAAATGCAGATAATCGAACAGGAACTTAAATCTTCTACATGGAGAGTTTTGGAAACAAATAGTAA
This genomic interval carries:
- a CDS encoding HPr family phosphocarrier protein, with the translated sequence MIKKKAVIVNKMGLHARPAYYFVEIAQEFESEITYTANGQIRNAKSIIDVLSSCIECGKEIELIVEGSDEREAVNKMITEIAAGLGEE